The genomic region CGATACCCCTTATTCAGTTGCGATTCGAAATAACGATAAAAATCTTCGGCACTGGTTCCATCCAAACCACCTTTCAACTGAATGGAAAATACTTTGTCTTTTGGTTCCATAATCTATCCTAAAAAGATCGCATCGCGAATCGGTGTTTGGCGGGAATCTGGAGAAACATTAGAAACAAGAGGTCCTTCGGACAAAATTTCAACACCACTCTCTTCGGTAGCAGCAGTCACCTGACCTGAGTTCTCTGTTAAATCCACAACCGGTTCCATTTCCGATACTTTTCTTTCGACTGTTTTTTTCTCAAATAAAGGAAGGTTCGAAGATTCTTTTGGGGTTACAAAAGAATCTCTTGCAACTAACATTGTATAGACCACAAAAGCACCTGTTAAAGCCAAACTGACAACGAAAGCAAATACAACATAATTAAAAACCATCCATTCCACTAGTTTCCATTGGTTTTCGAAGAGTAAACCTAAGTTCCCTCTTTCATACACTAAAATCACAAGGCCCGTTACATCGAGTGTTCCAGGTTTGTACAGAGGAGAAGTAAGTCTTACTGTATTGGATTTGGCAAGTGGCAAATAAGAAAGAACCCATTCAAATCCAGACCGAACTTTCGGATCTCGTTTGGAATTTAAAACGGGATTCTCTCCGTTTTCTGGTTCTGACCATTCCCATTTTTTCATCCGAATTCCTTTTTTGAAAAAGGTGGAATGGAGTAGATCCTCATCCGGTTTTCTTTTTTTTAATTCCTCAGGGGTGTAAATGGTATCAGTGGAGACAAGAAGAGTGGCATCACTAGAATACAAACTAATCTTTTGAATTCGAAACTCTTCCGGATCATTTTTGGATTGTTCCACATAACGGTGAAACATTTTTTCAAGTTCCACATAACCTTCGTTCTGCAGTCTTTGTTCTGAACTTTTTGCAAGTGCCAAGGTTAAGTCGCGAGCTCTATGATCAGAAACAAACTGTTCTTGGGTGAGAGCATTTTGCAAAGATTCATAAAAAGTCCAAACCACTGCACTGAGTGCCAAGGTTTCACAGAGGAAAAAGAAAAGAATAAAGGACAGAAAAAAACGTGAATATTTCATAGATCCCCTTTATACCTTTCGGCCAAATCTCAAGATTTACAGAGGAAAATACAAAGGAATTTAAGGGAGTTGGTCTATGAATGTTTGCGTAAAATTTAGGACAAACTCCTTTCTTTTCTTCGGGAAATCCTTATCTTTTCCCAACCGGAGAAGGGAGGTCATGTCCTCTGACTTTGCTCCACAAGGATTGATGAGAGAAAAGGTAGAAAGATTGTTCAAACCATTCAATGCGAACCCGAAGCTTGTGAAATAGGACTTAGCATAGATCCCTTCCGAAACCAATTTTCGTTTGGGTTCTTCTATTGTATAAAGGCCTGGTGATTTGGGGTTTTCTTCCACAGACAGATCCCAGGTTTTCTGAATCGAAGCCACCAAACTTTGGTTTAAGATCCGTAAAAATTCACCCAAACTTATATTTCGTTTTTTCAAATCAATATGAAGGTATCCAACAATTTGTCCCGGTTCATGGGCGGTAAAATCCCCTCCTCGAGACAAAGTGACAAGCTCCACCCCAAGGGAGGAAAGGATAGCGGGCGAAACTAAAAGATTTTCCGCTTTCGCACCTATGCCCCCTGTCAAACATGGTCTGTGTTCTAAAAAGAGCATGGATTCCCTTCGATTTTTCCTGGAATTTTCCTGGAATTTCACGTATCTTGTGTACGAAACAATCGAAGGAAATAGGTAGGAAGGAAGTCCTTTTCGATGGAGAAACTTTGTCATGCGATCCTTTGGATCCTCGAAAAATCACCCAATGGGAGAGCCCGCCTGGATTTGGCGAAATTGCTCTACTATTCGGATGGTGTTCATTTCCAAAAACATGCGGAGATGATCACAAGAGGAGACTATATCCACTTAGAAGACTCCCCTTACCCCGTCAAACTGAACGAAGCACTTTTATTTTTGAAAGAAAAAGGCCATATCGATGCCATTCCCAAAATTGAAGGAAATGGAATCCAAGGGTTCACCTTGCGGTTCTTAAAACCAATGGAAGGCCTCGTCCTTTCTCGGGAAGACAAACGAGTGATGATGAAAGTGGTAGAAGCCTTCCGTGGCCGAGTGGTGGATGAAAACCGCCATT from Leptospira meyeri harbors:
- a CDS encoding LIC_12071 family protein encodes the protein MKYSRFFLSFILFFFLCETLALSAVVWTFYESLQNALTQEQFVSDHRARDLTLALAKSSEQRLQNEGYVELEKMFHRYVEQSKNDPEEFRIQKISLYSSDATLLVSTDTIYTPEELKKRKPDEDLLHSTFFKKGIRMKKWEWSEPENGENPVLNSKRDPKVRSGFEWVLSYLPLAKSNTVRLTSPLYKPGTLDVTGLVILVYERGNLGLLFENQWKLVEWMVFNYVVFAFVVSLALTGAFVVYTMLVARDSFVTPKESSNLPLFEKKTVERKVSEMEPVVDLTENSGQVTAATEESGVEILSEGPLVSNVSPDSRQTPIRDAIFLG
- the lipB gene encoding lipoyl(octanoyl) transferase LipB; the protein is MTKFLHRKGLPSYLFPSIVSYTRYVKFQENSRKNRRESMLFLEHRPCLTGGIGAKAENLLVSPAILSSLGVELVTLSRGGDFTAHEPGQIVGYLHIDLKKRNISLGEFLRILNQSLVASIQKTWDLSVEENPKSPGLYTIEEPKRKLVSEGIYAKSYFTSFGFALNGLNNLSTFSLINPCGAKSEDMTSLLRLGKDKDFPKKRKEFVLNFTQTFIDQLP
- a CDS encoding type II toxin-antitoxin system antitoxin SocA domain-containing protein, which produces MEKLCHAILWILEKSPNGRARLDLAKLLYYSDGVHFQKHAEMITRGDYIHLEDSPYPVKLNEALLFLKEKGHIDAIPKIEGNGIQGFTLRFLKPMEGLVLSREDKRVMMKVVEAFRGRVVDENRHYPNLYENYVVTPLFDAIPFSVERINTKIHVLVQKSLLNLSGKMFRVLFERSE